The following nucleotide sequence is from Rhea pennata isolate bPtePen1 unplaced genomic scaffold, bPtePen1.pri scaffold_26, whole genome shotgun sequence.
TGGAGCACTCTGCCAGGGTGGGCTGTAGCGTTGACTCTTGCTTGCTGTCGAACAGGGAGAccacctgcagagcctggatTTTTCTCACTCTGGCATGGGCTGTGGGATCTTGGCAGCACTCTCGTAAGAGAGACCCTCCAGAACTCTAATCCTCTTCGTGGTCgtgcgctggactctctccaatagtGCCGTGTCTCCCTTGTacagaggagcccagaactggacgcagtattccagatgtggcctcaccagggctgagtagaggggagcATTACCTCCttggacctgctggcaacacacttcctaatacaccccaggatactgttggccttcttgaaCATAAGGGCAGATtactggctcatagtcaacttgttgtccaccaggacctgcaggtccttctccgttccagcaggtcagcctcagtctgtactgctgcctggggttattcctccctaggtgaaggaccctgcacttgcctctgctgaacttcatgaggttcctttctgcccaactctcctgcctgtctagttctgctgaatggcagcacagcccattggtgtatcagctgctcctcccagtctggtatcatcagcacacttgctgaggaggcactctgtcctttcatccaggtcactgatgactAAGCTGAAGAAGACTGGCCCTAGTACGGAGCCCTgaggggacaccactagctgaaggcctccaactagactctgcaccgctgatcacaaccctctgaactctgccattcAGTTGTGAATGCACCTCGCTGTGCACTCATCTAGCCCAGGCTTCCTAAGTTtacctgtgaggatgttatgggagaagatagtgtcaaaagccttgctgaaatcaagggagacaatatctgctgctctcctatcatctacccagccagtcgttccatcacagaaggctgtcaAGTTGCTTAAGCGtgatttccccatggtgaatctatgctgactactcctgatgaGATACAAGGAACCTCATAATCAGCATCCAAgacatgtgcctgctgctggtctatCAGCTACTAAGGCAGGAGTGACCTCACATGCCCATGCCCCAGCCATGATGCTGCTACTAGCCTATCAGAGGCTGAGACAGAAGTGATCTCATAAGCAACAAAGGAAACTTGGTCCATGTGAGAAGCTGAAGGGTCATGAGTGTCCACAGGAGCTTGGTAGATGGTTGTAAGGTCACCTCTGTCTGAGCAGCCCATAGGTCTGCCCTTGGCTCATGCCTCAGGTAACTGTTTGTGTGGTCAGTTCTGTGCGAGGACCTGATCGGCCACCAAGAGGCGCAGGGCTAGGGTGTTGATTGTGAGGTCATTCAGAACATGCTGAGGTCATTTCCataagggaagaggaaagagcagcaggaggcccATTGGCTTGGTAGGTGATTACAAAATCAGTTGTATCTGGTGAGCTAGTAGGCCACCAGGAGGCTgatatttttgtgacattttaattaGATTGTCTCTCAGAAGCTCCTTGAATGGGAGGAGGCCCTGACCTGGAGGTGACTTTGTgacttctgtctctgcaggTGATGGACCGGGAGCAGGAACATGGATGGGaaagtggttgtgaggtcacttctatAGGTGAAGCTGATGGGAGCACCTGACTGCTGTCTGGGATGAGTGGTTGTGAGGTCCTGTCTGCCTGAGTAGCTGATAGGCCACCAAGAGGCATAAGATTGTCTGGGTTTGggaagtgaggaggaaggttgtCCATACATGTCTCCTatcaaaactactgcttttcctccatgctcagaCTTCATTCTGGCAGAGACACTCCGGGTTACAATGATCTGGAGAGTGTGGCTATCACTTTCTCTGTAACCCGAAAAGTAAAGAgagcttaaaaagcagaagccctttctttttcaggtctTCATTGACAGCTTGCTCTTGTAAATACACTGCTGAGACCTCTCCCATGAGCCAcccaagaactgaagaaaatcaggggGAGTGAGATGGGTTGTTAGGGCTTTGAGTATTTTAATGACCCGTCAAGTGTATTTGGTGCTGATCCAGAGCACCAGATCTcctactgagaggagactgaacaaaCCTCTCAAGTAGTTAAAGTCAGTAGCAAATGCCAAAGTTTCTTGGAGCATTAGTGAGTCCCACTGAGGGCCATTACTGAGAAAGCCTCCCCAGGGGCCGATTACACCTGAAAGTTGGAGGCACTAGTTGCAAGTAGGCAAGGGAAATGTGCAGGTGGCCCCAATGTCATGCAAAGCTGGGTGAGTTTTGTCAATCAAAATGGCCAGGCACTGACACCCAGGCCCTGGGTAGGGTGATGCTTTCCCTCGCGATGCCTCTTCCTAGGGCAATGTGAGTGTGGGGGTGCGCCATACCGAGAGCAGGACAATGGTACAGCACCTCCTGGGTTTCCCGGGGACAAGGAGGCAGCAAGGCCTCAGTGCCGTAAGGAAACCACCTCTTCTCAGAGGCCTTAGtggcagagacaacagccatAGCCAAAGGACAAAGACCTCAGTTCTGCTGGGAGCTTTCAGCCTCGGCTTTCACCCTTGGTTGTTTCCACCACAGGCTGTCCTACGCTGTCTcatacctcctcctctttccttgcagactgTAGACACCCAACCTGCTTCCTCACCTCACTACCACTGCAGGATCTCTCTGCCTTTACTGATGTCTCCCTGCcctcacttgcttttccttgaaacacaaagccagTAGCAGGTCACAGACTCCCTCAGGGTGACCTGTTGCACTAAAGCACTACACTTCaggtgacatttcttttcctgaagtcacATCTGCACGttacaagctgcagtttgtggttgtttccccttctcatgctgtttgccaaaaccaagaaaagctcCATCCTGTCTGAAACTACCTTTCAAGCAGTCTCTCCTGAAGAGTTTGGACCCTGCCCTCACAGCCCTCTAGCTGTATGAGTGGTCCCACCACATCTCAGTTccatgaatccatgctgactactcctgatcatcttcttttccttctaagcaTGATCATATGCTTAGAGGTGACCTGCAGGGTGAGCTactccatcagctttccagggatggaggtgaagctgactggcctgtagtttcctgggtcatCCTTCTCACCCTggctgaagactggagtgacactggctttcttccaggctgcaggcatctctctgttctCCATAATATTTCAAGGATGATGGAGTGTGGCTTAGcagtaacatccaccagctccctcagtactggTGGGTGCATCCAATTggagcccatggatttgtggatgttaagtttgcctaaatgttctcctcaaccaagggaaagtcttcctttctccagactttctctcttgtctccagagtCTGGAGGGGTGTAGGTCCCATGCTGTGTCTGCTAGAGCggtggttgtgctggacacccTGAGCATCTGACATGGTCCTGCTCAtctattttctgtcactaaatCAAGTGTCTGCCCTGAATTACATTAACTATCTGCAATGTAGAGATGTGCACGAGTCTCAGCTTCCTAGAGAGCAGAGCTCTAGTCATAGTAGGCATCCAGTGTCATTTCGGGGAGCCAAGAAAATTCCTCACCTGGCTCTCACCTCAGGCTCTAGAAGGACACGGGGCTCACAGCTTATCCTTCAGAGTAGGTAGACACTGTCACATATCTTGGATCACTGCTGtctcttcatatttcacaaGGTGTTTTTGTGTGAACAGTTGATTCCcaccctccatctccactgatAATAATGGGAGTGTAGACAGGGAGCTTGCATGCAGACATCTGTGTTGTTCACAGTTCAGTCTGGGCAATGAGAATGCCACCACCTGTGTTTTGTGGAGTCCAAAGGAGGGATCTGAATCCCATTCCAGACCAGGGACTTCTAAAGGGCATATGATGCCTGGATTGATTCATCTGAACTGTACCTGAGCCATGGGGAAACAAACTCCCTTCTTGTCCCTCTTGGGGTGTCCTGAGCTGAGAATAGTCTTCCAGAGTGGGGCATTTCCACCTCCCTTAGAAAACCGTCCCCTGATGTGACAAATTACAATGCTGGAATCGGTGTCTCTTCAGTCTCTCCTAGGGAGAGACTAGAGATGATTGTTTCAGTCTGCTTCAGtgaacatttcccaggaggagggagtaCGAAGGACAGATAAAGTCACACCTTCAGCTGGGCAACTATTCCCAAGCAGGGCCAGGCTCCTGAGATGGAGGGATGAGCTCATGGCAatgtggcagcactgctgagaagcaactctgcccaggagcagctcctctaCATACAGCAGCAGTGCACTTGCCAGGTGCCCAGAGGAGACAAGCAAGGTGAGCAAGATGAGTGAGACAGAAGGAAGTTAAAGGCAATCAGGAGTGGGAGGACAGCTGAGAGCTCACTGGGAGATAAATCTTTGCCGCCCTTAACACAGTAAGtctgtggctgcagggcagtgcaggTGAGGTACCCTGAGGCTTTCTCTGAAGCTAGCACATTCCATGGCCTATAGGATCTTTCACAATGGGTATCCCCATTTTTCTGgtgtggagcagctggtgcttcagagcagggattcCTAGGGACCCTGTCAGAGGGACAGGGCatcctgcttccttcttccagggatgctgcagggctgtgaagccagggagtgcactcaggtctgcccagggctgtaattcagagcagtgtttctGCACCACAGGGTGCAGTGCGCCCAGGGCAGTGACTCTGCCACCTGcgagggtcagcactcagcGTGCCCAGGGAActccccacagtgctgtggggaggagCTCTGGGTGGGAGGATCACACCCCTGCAGGACAGGTTATTCTGCTGTGGAGGGGATGCTGCCTGGgtcagggctgctcacagctccagcTCACCCTGCGAACATTTCTGGAGGGGGGTTTCCAAAAGGAAGGTCAAGGCAGGGCAtacttgaaagggaagggaCATCCATGAGTCTCTGCCTTCAGTCGTATTGTCTGTGGGTGGGATGAAATGTTGCTGGATCTGTCAGATTTAGACAGGCAACTGAGGCTCCAAAACTTGACAGTGAGCGAGCTGCAATTCTGGAGGGAACTCAGCAAATCTCTTCATCCAGCCCACAGCCTACAGACAGAACgagcatcacctttccagcctcATCAGGGTATATCTCACCTGCTCCTTAGCCCCTGTGTCACTGAGATGCCCCTGGGCAGTTGCCTGCCCCTGTGAGGTGTCTGCAGGGCAAGGTTGAGCGCCCCATGAGGGGAATGGGGTTTGTGAGCAGTGACAGGAGAGAGACGTGGGGACAGAGAAACACCTCCCTGCAGGGAtagctccaggcagcagtcatgGTCAAAGTGTGGGAGGAAACTGCAGACTTCAACATCTCCTCTTCTCACCCATCAGctcaccaaatcacagaatgggtaaggtgggaagggacctctggagatcatctagtccaacctccctgctcaagcagggtcacctacagcatattagacaggattgcatccaggcgggttttaagtatctccagaaaaggagactccacaaccacaacccctctgggcaacctgttccagctctctgccctcAAGCCTGTAGGATCCATGGCATGAGGTTTTTCCTTGGCTGATGGACacccaggagaggagaaaacccTGAGTGTTCCCCTGAGTCTCCATGTTCCTGCCTCCCTCAGAAGAAATGCCACGATACTGCCCTGTATTTCCCTACCTGTCTATGCTGTTCTTGTCCTTCCACTTGGACTCCCTGGGCAGGAGTGTTTGAGATGCAATTCAGACACTGACCCTGCAGGTCCTGCCATAGAGATGTATATTTGACAAAGGTAATCAAGTCCCCCTCCAGCTtctggggctctgggcagtgctggggcggggggaggagcaggggagaggggctAGCAATGAGCCAATTCTCTCTTCAGAACATCCCATCCTTAGGACCTTTAACCATTTGACTGTGGGATAtctggctgggctgcaaacCAAGGTGGGGACAGGTGATACATGTTTTTGGAGGGGCAGAGTactaagaaatagaaagtttggCCCAGAGAATTCTGTCCTAACTTGTCTATGTCTTGTCTTTTTGGACGATCCCCCATGCCTAGGGGGAgaaaatgtccaacagcagctccttcaacaGGTTCCTCCTCCAGGCATTTGCCAACacgcgggagctgcagctcctgcactttgCGCTCTTcttgggcatctacctggctgccttcctgggcaatggcctcatcatcacaaCCATAGCCTGCAACCACCGCCTCCACACCCctatgtacttcttcctcctcaacctctccatccttgaccttggcaccatctccaccactgtccccaaatccatggccaattccctgtgggacaccagagccatttcctactcaggatgtgctgcccagctcttttttcttgtccttttcatttttgctgagtattttcttctcactgccatggcctatgaccgctatattgccatctgcagacccTTGCACTATGGGACcctcatgggcagcagagcttgtgtcaaaatggcagcagctgcctgggccagtggttttctctgtgctgtcctgcacactgctaacacattttcaataccactctgccaaggcaacatcctagagcagttcttctgtgaaattgcccagatcctcaagctctcctgctcagacacCAGCCTCAGGGAAGTCAGGCTTATTGTGGTTAGTGCCTGTTTAGtctctgggtgttttgttttcactgtgctgtcctatgtggagatcttcactgctgtgctgaggatcccatCTGAGCAGGGCCaacacaaagccttttccatgtgcctccctcacctggctgtggtctccctcTTTGTCAGCACTATTACGTTTGCCCATCTGAAGCcgccctccatctcctccccatctctggaTCTGGTGATGGCAGTTCTGTACTCTGTTGTGCCTCCAACAGTAAACCCGCTcttctacagcatgaggaacaaggagctgcaagatgcagtgaggaagcgGATCAGGTGGTTACAATGTCGGGAGCAGTAACTGCCCTATGTGCACCTCTTCCCCATTTCCAGCGTATTTGGCATCAAAGCAAtgtgttattcatttttttattatttacactcctgcaaaaaaaaaaaaaaaagaaaagaaaagaaaagaaaaaaagtaagaaagaaaagtgctacTTGTCCTCTGGAATCTCTCATTTGAATCTGACCCAACAActgt
It contains:
- the LOC134154363 gene encoding olfactory receptor 14C36-like, whose translation is MSNSSSFNRFLLQAFANTRELQLLHFALFLGIYLAAFLGNGLIITTIACNHRLHTPMYFFLLNLSILDLGTISTTVPKSMANSLWDTRAISYSGCAAQLFFLVLFIFAEYFLLTAMAYDRYIAICRPLHYGTLMGSRACVKMAAAAWASGFLCAVLHTANTFSIPLCQGNILEQFFCEIAQILKLSCSDTSLREVRLIVVSACLVSGCFVFTVLSYVEIFTAVLRIPSEQGQHKAFSMCLPHLAVVSLFVSTITFAHLKPPSISSPSLDLVMAVLYSVVPPTVNPLFYSMRNKELQDAVRKRIRWLQCREQ